In Bombina bombina isolate aBomBom1 chromosome 6, aBomBom1.pri, whole genome shotgun sequence, a single genomic region encodes these proteins:
- the ARL1 gene encoding ADP-ribosylation factor-like protein 1, translated as MGGFFSSIFSSLFGTREMRILILGLDGAGKTTILYRLQVGEVVTTIPTIGFNVETVTYKNLKFQVWDLGGQTSIRPYWRCYYSNTDAVIYVVDSCDRDRIGISKSELVAMLEEEELKKAILVVFANKQDMEQAMTPTEVANSLGLPALKDRKWQIFKTSATKGTGLDDAMEWLVESLKSRQ; from the exons ATGG ggggcttcttttcaaGTATCTTTTCAAGTTTGTTTGGAACTCGAGAGATGAGAATTCTGATCCTGGGATTAGACGGAGCAGGAAAGACCACAATTCTCTACAGATTACAAGTGGGAGAAGTTGTCACAACCATTCCAA cAATCGGTTTTAATGTTGAGACTGTAACTTACAAGAATCTAAAATTTCAAGTATGGGACCTGGGAGGACAAACAAGTATCAG gCCCTATTGGCGCTGCTACTATTCTAATACAGATGCTGTTATTTATGTAGTAGACAGCTGCGACAGAGACAGAATTGGGATTTCAAAGTCAGAACTGGTCGCCATGTTAGAG GAAGAAGAGTTGAAGAAAGCCATTTTAGTTGTGTTTGCAAACAAGCAAGATATGGAACAGGCCATGACTCCCACAGAGGTTGCAAATTCCCTTGGTTTACCAGCACTGAAGGATCGCAAATGGCAGATTTTCAAAACATCGGCTACAAAGGGCACTGGGCTTGATGATGCTATGGAATG